The Geoglobus acetivorans genome window below encodes:
- a CDS encoding ABC transporter substrate-binding protein produces MKKTAALFVFGLLALALLFAGCAQQEQKSEETPKAEVLYFGAPLSLSGKYSKEGQMSLWGMQVAIKWINEVHGGLKVGDKVYKVELKYYDDQSNKEVVQSLIQKLADQDGVKFILAPYSSGLTLAAAPIADQRGVLMNSHGGASDYIFEQGYHYVVQTLSPASKYQTGFLDMVKSVDPEAKRVAMIYEDNEFSRAVFKAAGEYAKQLGFEIVFDKTYPKGVQDLSPLLNELAAAKPDVIIGGGHFADGQLLVSQLADMKINVKAVSILVAPALPAFYDALGTKAEGVCGPAQWEIGVSYGPEAAKKLGIDYYGPTQDEFLKMFKEVSGTDEPPSYHAAEAAAAVLSYAYAIEKAQSTNPDDVREAMNTIEFMSVYGVWKIDPETGKQIGHEMVIIQWQGGTKKIIWPPEAANADPYYPMPTWEEKEQGKLATK; encoded by the coding sequence ATGAAAAAAACTGCAGCACTGTTTGTGTTTGGTTTGCTGGCGCTGGCCCTGCTTTTTGCAGGATGTGCCCAGCAAGAACAGAAATCTGAGGAAACACCCAAGGCAGAAGTCCTCTATTTTGGGGCACCACTGAGTCTCTCAGGAAAATACTCCAAGGAAGGCCAGATGTCTCTGTGGGGAATGCAGGTAGCGATAAAGTGGATAAACGAGGTTCATGGCGGACTTAAGGTTGGAGACAAAGTCTACAAGGTTGAACTGAAATACTATGATGACCAGTCCAACAAAGAGGTCGTTCAGAGCCTGATTCAGAAGCTTGCAGACCAGGACGGCGTCAAATTCATCCTCGCTCCGTACAGCTCTGGTTTGACTCTGGCAGCGGCACCAATTGCTGATCAGAGAGGCGTTCTGATGAACAGCCATGGAGGTGCGAGTGACTACATATTCGAGCAGGGCTACCACTATGTTGTCCAGACACTCAGCCCTGCAAGCAAGTACCAGACCGGGTTCCTCGACATGGTTAAATCGGTTGATCCTGAGGCAAAGAGAGTTGCGATGATATATGAGGACAATGAATTCTCAAGGGCTGTTTTCAAAGCTGCCGGAGAGTATGCAAAACAGCTTGGCTTTGAGATAGTATTTGACAAGACCTATCCAAAAGGAGTTCAGGACCTGTCTCCACTGCTAAATGAACTCGCTGCAGCTAAGCCTGATGTGATAATCGGTGGAGGTCATTTTGCAGACGGTCAGCTCCTCGTCAGTCAGCTTGCAGATATGAAGATCAATGTGAAGGCCGTTTCAATACTTGTCGCGCCGGCCCTTCCGGCATTCTACGACGCTCTCGGTACCAAGGCTGAAGGCGTTTGTGGCCCGGCTCAGTGGGAGATTGGAGTCAGCTATGGGCCTGAAGCTGCTAAGAAGCTCGGCATCGATTACTATGGTCCAACCCAGGATGAGTTCCTGAAGATGTTCAAGGAAGTTTCTGGCACTGATGAACCTCCAAGCTATCACGCTGCTGAGGCTGCGGCTGCAGTCCTCTCCTATGCATACGCAATTGAAAAGGCACAGAGCACAAATCCGGACGACGTCAGGGAAGCAATGAACACCATTGAGTTCATGAGCGTTTACGGAGTGTGGAAGATTGATCCAGAGACCGGAAAGCAGATAGGGCATGAGATGGTCATAATTCAGTGGCAGGGAGGCACAAAGAAGATAATATGGCCTCCAGAAGCCGCGAATGCGGATCCGTACTATCCAATGCCTACGTGGGAAGAAAAGGAGCAGGGCAAGCTTGCTACCAAATGA
- a CDS encoding ABC transporter permease subunit: MVGDHLVSNLFYGALLGSVYGVATMGLSMIFGVLRIVNVGHGSFVMVGAFTAFWLFTLYSIAPILSIPVALIFGIALGFVIFQAVMKKLVDAPELSTLLATFAIGVFIEETAKFIWGSDYVGFSWDIGTLYLGSITVPYTKILAFVASTIIAGLLYLWFTKTKLGKAIKAVVEDRDGAAVCGIDVNRIFTLSFALGIGVTVMSGVLVTLFVPVGINVYMGADYTLRAFVIAVLGGLGSPWGAFIAGFLFGLFENGSYTLLGMIPGVEPFALTRFVAFVFLLVILLVKPTGLFGGEE; this comes from the coding sequence ATGGTAGGTGACCACTTGGTCTCGAATCTGTTCTACGGGGCGTTGCTTGGCAGCGTTTATGGTGTTGCAACAATGGGTTTAAGCATGATATTTGGAGTTTTGAGGATTGTTAATGTTGGGCATGGTTCTTTTGTTATGGTTGGGGCATTTACAGCCTTCTGGCTTTTTACGCTTTATTCGATCGCTCCGATTTTATCCATACCTGTTGCTCTTATTTTTGGTATCGCTCTCGGTTTTGTCATATTTCAGGCCGTAATGAAAAAGCTGGTTGACGCCCCAGAACTCTCCACTCTGCTTGCCACCTTTGCCATAGGCGTTTTTATCGAAGAAACTGCAAAATTCATCTGGGGGTCCGACTACGTTGGTTTCAGCTGGGACATTGGAACGCTGTACCTCGGGTCGATAACCGTCCCGTACACCAAGATCCTTGCGTTTGTAGCCTCGACAATAATAGCGGGGCTACTCTATCTGTGGTTCACAAAAACAAAGCTTGGAAAAGCAATAAAGGCTGTTGTTGAGGACAGGGACGGTGCAGCGGTTTGTGGAATTGATGTAAACAGGATTTTCACTCTCAGCTTTGCTCTCGGAATTGGAGTTACTGTCATGAGTGGTGTTCTGGTAACGCTCTTCGTTCCGGTGGGAATCAACGTGTACATGGGTGCGGATTACACACTCAGGGCTTTCGTTATTGCCGTTCTCGGTGGTCTGGGGTCACCATGGGGCGCGTTTATTGCGGGATTCCTTTTTGGGCTTTTCGAAAACGGTTCTTACACGCTGCTTGGTATGATTCCAGGGGTTGAGCCGTTCGCCCTGACGAGATTCGTTGCGTTCGTGTTCCTGCTCGTGATTCTGCTTGTCAAGCCAACCGGTCTCTTTGGAGGTGAAGAGTGA
- a CDS encoding acyl-CoA dehydrogenase — protein MSRPADFYNIDELLTDEEKLVRSSVREFLEKEVRPLVIDAWHEEKPLNFRELGKKFGELGMLGAFIPEEYGCPGMNYTTFGLICQEVERIDSALRSFVAVTSGLVMYPIWRYGSEEQKKKYLPKLASGEIIGCFGLTEPNHGSDPASMEARCKKDGDEWILNGTKTWITEADIADIAIFWARDVDDGRVKGFIVEKGTKGFHQSALTKKGSMRAGGVGEFSLVNCRVPDEQRLPEAKGLGAPLSCLNQARFGISWGAVGIALDCFETVLSYVKERKQFGTPLASFQLVQEKLAYMLIEITKAQLVAWRLGRLMDEGRATTEQISLAKKNNVKIARDIARLAREMLGANGISLDYSPIRHMANIESVYTYEGTDDIHTLILGRAITGIQAFRRELRLEK, from the coding sequence AGACTTCTACAACATCGATGAACTTCTAACAGACGAGGAAAAGCTTGTAAGAAGCTCAGTTAGGGAATTCCTGGAAAAGGAAGTCAGACCTCTCGTTATAGATGCCTGGCATGAAGAAAAGCCCCTCAACTTCAGAGAACTCGGGAAGAAATTCGGAGAACTCGGCATGCTCGGGGCGTTCATCCCCGAGGAATACGGCTGTCCGGGAATGAACTACACCACATTCGGGTTAATCTGCCAGGAAGTCGAAAGAATCGACAGCGCTCTCAGAAGTTTCGTGGCCGTAACATCCGGCCTCGTCATGTACCCAATATGGAGGTACGGCAGCGAGGAGCAGAAGAAAAAGTACCTTCCCAAGCTTGCGAGCGGAGAGATCATAGGCTGCTTCGGCCTCACCGAGCCAAACCACGGCAGCGATCCCGCAAGCATGGAGGCGAGATGCAAAAAAGACGGAGACGAGTGGATCCTCAATGGAACAAAAACCTGGATTACAGAGGCTGACATAGCAGACATTGCAATCTTCTGGGCGAGAGACGTTGACGACGGCAGGGTGAAGGGATTCATAGTGGAGAAGGGAACCAAAGGCTTCCACCAGAGCGCATTGACTAAGAAAGGCTCAATGAGAGCAGGAGGCGTGGGTGAATTCTCGCTTGTCAACTGCAGAGTCCCGGATGAACAGAGGCTGCCTGAGGCAAAGGGCCTTGGCGCCCCTCTAAGCTGCCTCAATCAGGCAAGGTTCGGCATCTCCTGGGGAGCAGTAGGCATAGCCTTGGACTGCTTTGAGACAGTACTCAGCTATGTGAAGGAGAGGAAGCAGTTTGGAACCCCTCTCGCATCCTTCCAGCTCGTCCAGGAAAAGCTCGCCTACATGCTTATAGAGATCACAAAAGCCCAGCTCGTCGCATGGAGACTGGGCAGACTCATGGATGAGGGCAGGGCAACAACAGAACAGATCTCCTTGGCCAAAAAGAACAACGTCAAAATCGCAAGGGATATAGCAAGACTGGCAAGGGAAATGCTCGGAGCCAACGGCATAAGCCTTGACTACTCCCCGATAAGACACATGGCAAACATCGAGTCAGTCTACACCTACGAAGGCACAGACGACATCCACACCCTCATCCTCGGCAGAGCCATAACCGGAATCCAGGCCTTCAGAAGGGAGCTGAGGCTTGAAAAGTAA
- a CDS encoding branched-chain amino acid ABC transporter permease yields MQMGKLKALVPMVLVYVILLVIGLTVPGMWQPVVYFMFYVALGQAFNIFLGLTGYVDFGYVAFLGLGAYGMAIALQNFAHLGLVAIPIGIVLAVIMSVLLSMAVGAVALRLRGAYFAIATIGVNEGFRFLLVGTKLWGGSEGIVLSGFMRKAFGREIANYLSTFVSDLLLFLVAFLAALTTVVILNKKMGYALLALREDEDAARVMGINVTKYKIMAFITSAAFAGLIGAIAWTLKLTYVFPEDVFNIHYTVEAIVIVMLGGAGTLIGPMIGGLIYGVLKYYLSVIFPGVQLLILAPLLIVTIVAFPEGVAGYLIKKTRNSKLAEYLR; encoded by the coding sequence ATGCAGATGGGCAAGCTCAAGGCTCTCGTTCCAATGGTACTCGTCTATGTCATACTGCTCGTCATCGGACTGACTGTTCCGGGAATGTGGCAGCCTGTGGTTTACTTCATGTTTTACGTGGCTCTCGGTCAGGCGTTTAACATATTTCTCGGACTTACAGGGTATGTTGACTTCGGATACGTGGCATTTCTCGGGCTTGGAGCGTACGGAATGGCGATCGCCCTCCAGAACTTCGCGCATCTCGGCCTCGTTGCAATTCCCATAGGCATAGTGCTTGCAGTTATCATGTCTGTATTGCTCTCCATGGCTGTTGGAGCGGTGGCTCTGAGGTTGAGGGGTGCCTATTTTGCCATTGCCACAATAGGTGTGAACGAAGGTTTCAGGTTTCTGCTTGTTGGAACAAAACTCTGGGGCGGCTCTGAAGGTATCGTGCTTTCCGGCTTCATGAGGAAGGCGTTTGGAAGAGAAATTGCAAACTATCTCTCTACCTTCGTCTCAGACCTGCTGTTATTTCTGGTAGCTTTTCTTGCAGCACTCACAACAGTGGTGATTCTCAACAAAAAAATGGGTTATGCTCTGCTTGCTTTGAGGGAGGATGAGGATGCTGCCAGAGTGATGGGCATAAACGTAACAAAATACAAGATAATGGCGTTCATAACCAGTGCGGCGTTTGCAGGGTTGATTGGGGCGATAGCCTGGACCCTGAAGTTAACCTATGTGTTTCCTGAGGACGTCTTTAACATACACTACACCGTTGAGGCTATCGTCATCGTGATGCTTGGAGGTGCCGGAACCCTTATTGGTCCGATGATTGGTGGTTTAATCTATGGAGTACTCAAGTATTACCTTTCAGTGATATTTCCTGGAGTGCAGCTGTTGATTCTTGCACCTCTTCTTATCGTAACCATTGTGGCGTTCCCAGAGGGAGTTGCAGGGTATCTGATCAAGAAAACAAGGAACTCCAAGCTTGCAGAGTATTTGAGGTGA
- a CDS encoding ATP-binding cassette domain-containing protein, with translation MPLLKLENVTKRFGGLVAVDSISLEVEEGEALGIVGPNGSGKTTLYNLISGVYYPDEGRIIFNGEDITKLPPHRRTPLGLARTFQIPRPFGSATVIENVAIGAMFGAGRDVDSALREADEMLELVGIDHLRDKEAKLLTPLEKRLMELARALAMKPKMLLLDEVMAGMNPSDINRILDLLDRIRKEEKVAVVSMVEHLMHAITRFAERVVVMHQGKKLIEGETYEVLSHPEVIEVYLGKKVV, from the coding sequence ATGCCACTCTTAAAGCTTGAAAACGTTACGAAGAGGTTTGGAGGTCTTGTTGCAGTCGATTCCATAAGCCTTGAGGTTGAGGAGGGTGAAGCGCTCGGCATTGTTGGACCGAACGGGAGCGGTAAAACCACGCTCTATAACCTCATAAGCGGAGTGTATTACCCGGATGAGGGCAGGATAATCTTCAATGGAGAGGACATCACAAAACTTCCGCCGCACAGAAGAACACCCCTGGGGCTTGCAAGAACATTTCAGATTCCAAGACCATTTGGCTCAGCAACGGTGATAGAAAACGTGGCGATTGGTGCCATGTTTGGAGCGGGAAGGGATGTTGATTCTGCTCTCAGAGAGGCTGACGAAATGCTTGAGCTTGTAGGAATTGACCATCTGAGAGACAAGGAGGCCAAACTCCTCACACCTCTCGAAAAGAGGTTGATGGAGCTTGCGAGGGCTCTTGCGATGAAACCCAAAATGCTCCTTCTGGATGAGGTTATGGCTGGAATGAACCCCTCAGACATTAACAGGATACTTGACCTTCTGGACAGGATACGAAAGGAGGAAAAGGTGGCCGTGGTCTCGATGGTGGAGCATCTCATGCATGCCATAACCAGGTTTGCCGAGAGGGTCGTTGTGATGCATCAGGGTAAGAAACTGATTGAAGGCGAGACGTACGAGGTATTGAGCCATCCTGAGGTTATAGAGGTCTATCTTGGAAAGAAGGTGGTTTGA